The proteins below come from a single Candidatus Edwardsbacteria bacterium genomic window:
- the rsmD gene encoding 16S rRNA (guanine(966)-N(2))-methyltransferase RsmD, with the protein MPVRIIAGEFRGRNISCPDGGDVRPTSSMARTAIFNVLQQGGACRRALDLYAGSGALGIEALSRGAESAVLVEKAPGPAGAIKDNLAALKLFPRARLHAGDALEFLRTCGEQFDLILADPPYPQRCLPDILEAVERSRTLADHGTLVIQHSLKEASPESFGRLKRWKNKIYGKTQVSFYRYNGEE; encoded by the coding sequence ATGCCGGTGAGGATAATCGCCGGAGAATTCCGGGGCAGGAACATCAGCTGCCCGGATGGCGGGGATGTCCGTCCCACCTCCAGCATGGCCCGGACGGCCATCTTCAACGTTCTGCAGCAGGGCGGCGCCTGCCGCCGGGCCCTGGACCTTTACGCCGGGTCGGGCGCTCTGGGGATCGAGGCCCTATCCCGCGGGGCGGAATCGGCAGTGCTGGTGGAGAAGGCCCCCGGACCGGCCGGAGCCATAAAGGACAACCTGGCAGCGCTCAAGCTGTTCCCCCGGGCCAGGCTGCATGCCGGAGACGCGCTGGAATTTTTAAGGACCTGCGGGGAGCAGTTCGACCTGATCCTGGCCGACCCGCCCTATCCCCAGCGCTGCCTGCCGGATATCCTGGAGGCCGTGGAGCGGAGCAGAACGCTGGCCGATCACGGCACCCTGGTCATCCAGCACTCCCTAAAGGAAGCCTCTCCGGAGAGCTTCGGGAGGCTGAAAAGGTGGAAGAACAAAATCTACGGCAAGACCCAGGTGAGCTTTTATCGTTATAATGGGGAGGAATGA
- the coaD gene encoding pantetheine-phosphate adenylyltransferase, translating into MGNLAIYPGTFDPVTNGHLDIIQRGAEIFDRIIVAVASSRNKNPLFTLEERVEMLKKSAAGYKGVSVEPFDGLLVDYARSKGARVIIRGLRAVSDFEYEFQLALMNRKLNPGMDTFFVMPSEKYVYLNSGLIKEISRMGGDISSLVPDEVLNNLKAKYHK; encoded by the coding sequence ATGGGAAACCTGGCAATTTACCCGGGGACCTTCGATCCGGTGACCAACGGCCACCTGGACATCATCCAGCGCGGGGCGGAGATCTTTGACCGGATAATCGTGGCGGTGGCCTCCAGCCGGAATAAAAACCCCCTGTTCACCCTGGAGGAGAGGGTGGAGATGCTCAAAAAGAGCGCCGCCGGATATAAAGGGGTGTCGGTGGAACCCTTCGACGGACTGCTGGTGGACTATGCCCGGTCCAAGGGGGCCCGGGTCATCATCCGGGGCCTGCGGGCGGTGTCCGATTTTGAATACGAGTTCCAGCTGGCCCTGATGAACCGCAAGCTGAACCCCGGGATGGACACCTTCTTTGTGATGCCCTCGGAGAAGTACGTATATTTAAACTCCGGCCTGATCAAGGAGATCTCCCGCATGGGCGGAGACATCTCTTCCCTGGTGCCGGATGAAGTGCTGAATAATTTAAAGGCGAAGTACCACAAATGA
- the obgE gene encoding GTPase ObgE, which translates to MSLVDKAELEITAGNGGKGAISFRREKFVPKGGPDGGDGGKGGSVVLEVNPNLVTLRDFRYQHRFKAGHGQNGAYKKMYGANGPDCVIQVPPGTLVYDKETGELLADLIEPASRIVVAKGGIGGRGNAKFATSTNQTPRVAEKGQIGESKTLLLDLKLLADVGLLGFPNAGKSTLLSCLSEARPKVGNYPFTTLSPNLGVMELEGFKTCTVADMPGLIEGAHQGKGLGTRFLRHVERTKLLVYVIDASVADPWKEYRVLKDELVEFNPAIAQRPSLLVLNKMDLVKKRPSAPKGSKALYISALKAEGIPQLKKAITKALSKVKND; encoded by the coding sequence ATGAGTTTAGTAGACAAAGCAGAATTGGAGATCACCGCCGGGAACGGGGGCAAAGGAGCCATCAGTTTCCGCCGGGAGAAATTCGTTCCCAAGGGCGGCCCGGACGGCGGGGACGGAGGCAAGGGCGGCTCGGTGGTCCTGGAGGTCAATCCCAACCTGGTGACCCTCCGGGATTTCAGATATCAGCACCGGTTCAAGGCCGGGCACGGGCAGAACGGGGCCTACAAAAAAATGTACGGGGCCAACGGTCCGGACTGCGTCATCCAGGTCCCGCCCGGCACATTGGTTTACGACAAGGAGACCGGGGAACTGCTGGCGGACCTGATAGAACCGGCCAGCCGGATAGTGGTGGCCAAAGGGGGCATCGGCGGCCGGGGCAACGCCAAGTTCGCCACCTCCACCAACCAGACACCCCGGGTGGCAGAGAAGGGCCAGATAGGCGAAAGTAAAACTTTGCTTTTGGACCTGAAATTGCTGGCGGACGTTGGTTTGCTGGGGTTCCCCAATGCCGGAAAATCGACCCTGCTATCCTGCCTGTCGGAGGCCAGGCCCAAGGTGGGCAACTATCCCTTTACCACCCTTTCGCCCAATCTGGGGGTGATGGAGCTGGAGGGATTCAAGACCTGCACGGTGGCCGATATGCCGGGGCTGATCGAAGGGGCCCACCAGGGCAAGGGGCTGGGCACCCGTTTCTTAAGGCACGTGGAGAGGACCAAACTGCTGGTCTATGTTATCGACGCTTCGGTGGCCGACCCCTGGAAGGAATACCGGGTGCTGAAGGATGAGCTGGTCGAATTCAATCCCGCTATCGCCCAGAGGCCCTCATTGCTGGTTCTTAACAAGATGGACCTGGTCAAGAAGAGACCATCCGCACCCAAGGGATCAAAGGCCCTTTATATCTCGGCCCTCAAGGCGGAGGGCATCCCCCAACTGAAAAAAGCCATCACCAAAGCATTGAGCAAGGTAAAAAATGACTGA
- a CDS encoding HEAT repeat domain-containing protein: MTDHQLTEAVELLKSRDAKKRMTGLDMASQLNSAGAVALLIKAIQDQSWSLREHAIKKTALAGHQAVQPLVRLLRDGVWYTRAAALQALELIGDISALNAVLGLCKDTNRSVAEAARKAASVLAGKAEMGALLSQAEKMNSEQRGILISLASESNANLAESLKAHMAGLPTDTSSGVSSLADEPDAAVRLQGLRRELKAILRQNDRVGNEDA; the protein is encoded by the coding sequence ATGACTGACCACCAGCTGACCGAGGCGGTGGAGCTGCTGAAGTCCCGGGATGCCAAAAAGCGCATGACGGGGCTGGACATGGCGTCCCAACTGAACAGCGCCGGGGCGGTGGCGCTTCTGATCAAGGCCATCCAGGATCAAAGCTGGAGCCTGCGGGAACATGCCATCAAGAAAACGGCCCTGGCCGGGCATCAGGCCGTCCAGCCTCTGGTCAGGCTGCTGCGGGACGGGGTCTGGTACACCCGGGCCGCGGCCTTGCAGGCTTTGGAGCTTATCGGGGACATTTCTGCTTTGAATGCCGTCCTGGGGCTCTGCAAAGATACCAACCGCAGCGTGGCCGAAGCCGCCCGAAAGGCGGCCAGCGTCCTGGCCGGAAAGGCTGAGATGGGCGCACTGCTGTCCCAGGCGGAAAAGATGAACTCCGAACAGCGCGGTATTTTGATCAGCCTGGCTTCCGAATCCAACGCCAACCTGGCGGAAAGCCTGAAGGCCCATATGGCCGGGCTTCCGACCGATACGTCCTCCGGCGTATCCTCCTTGGCTGATGAGCCCGATGCGGCCGTGAGACTGCAGGGGTTGCGGCGCGAGCTTAAGGCCATATTAAGGCAGAACGACAGGGTGGGCAATGAAGACGCATGA
- the dprA gene encoding DNA-processing protein DprA: protein MKTHEELLWWLRLQSVKGVGSIKFNELVGALGHPRRVFASGDSELAQVPKMDARVIREIRSFKFVPGYAEEQLEKADRLRAEILTIDDPEYPDNLKNFTDAPPILFVRGSLKSSDQRAVAIVGSRNATTYGKNTSAGMARELAASGITVVSGMARGIDSAAHQGALAAGGRTIAVLGCGVDIAYPAENRKLRDSIMESGAVLSEYPIGEKPLPAHFPNRNRIITGLSLGVLAVEAREDSGVFSTVRWAAEQGREVFAVPGPITSATSLGPNQLIKQGAKMVLNISDILEELKLSGPDKMPPKEIRPEIELEGDEGSVFASLADDPRHVDVIARSAERSSSDTLRILFTLEMKGLIRQLPGKMFARI from the coding sequence ATGAAGACGCATGAGGAATTGCTGTGGTGGCTGCGATTGCAGTCGGTCAAGGGAGTCGGCTCTATCAAGTTCAATGAACTGGTCGGGGCCTTGGGCCATCCCCGAAGGGTGTTTGCTTCCGGCGACTCAGAGCTGGCCCAGGTTCCCAAGATGGATGCCAGGGTCATCCGGGAGATCCGAAGCTTTAAATTCGTGCCGGGCTATGCCGAGGAGCAGTTGGAGAAGGCCGATAGGCTGAGGGCCGAGATCCTGACCATCGACGATCCGGAATACCCGGACAACCTTAAGAATTTCACCGATGCCCCGCCAATTCTGTTCGTTCGGGGCTCCCTGAAAAGCTCCGACCAGAGGGCGGTGGCCATAGTCGGCTCCCGCAATGCCACCACCTACGGCAAGAACACCTCCGCGGGGATGGCCCGGGAACTGGCTGCGTCGGGGATCACGGTGGTCAGCGGAATGGCCCGGGGCATCGATTCCGCGGCCCACCAGGGGGCGCTGGCCGCCGGGGGCCGGACCATTGCGGTGCTGGGCTGCGGGGTTGACATCGCCTATCCGGCCGAAAACAGAAAGCTCCGGGATTCCATCATGGAGAGCGGGGCGGTGCTCTCGGAATATCCCATCGGCGAAAAACCGCTGCCGGCCCATTTCCCCAACCGCAACCGGATCATCACCGGGCTCTCGCTGGGGGTGCTGGCGGTGGAGGCCCGGGAGGACAGCGGGGTGTTCTCCACCGTCCGGTGGGCGGCCGAACAGGGCCGGGAGGTCTTTGCCGTGCCCGGCCCCATAACCTCGGCCACCAGCCTGGGGCCCAACCAGCTGATCAAGCAGGGGGCCAAGATGGTCCTCAACATAAGCGACATCCTGGAGGAGTTGAAGCTCTCGGGTCCCGATAAAATGCCGCCCAAAGAAATCCGTCCTGAAATAGAACTGGAAGGCGATGAGGGTTCGGTGTTCGCCAGCCTGGCCGACGATCCCCGGCATGTGGATGTCATAGCCCGATCGGCAGAGCGCAGCTCCTCGGACACTCTGAGAATACTTTTTACCCTGGAGATGAAGGGTTTGATACGGCAGCTGCCGGGAAAGATGTTCGCCAGGATATGA
- a CDS encoding GGDEF domain-containing protein, whose protein sequence is MKINLIKLPAIYGLIGAMAGYLFLHPASMFIHQYYYDHMMGWGFLPLSFSPEHLVMALYYAMIGALAGILFGIHPQRMSRLLARVKRLASTDDLTGIYNRRYFFQRFKQELERSTRYGRRTALLMLDIDHFKHYNDVHGHQMGDSLLKKLAQLLSISIRQPDFIARYGGEEFVVVAPETGREEVVQLAEKLRSAVEKHPFLMRESQPDGKITISIGVAVFPEDGRSVDEMVGKADAALYIAKDLGRNRVVSG, encoded by the coding sequence ATGAAGATCAATCTAATAAAACTGCCAGCAATCTACGGCCTGATCGGGGCAATGGCCGGCTACCTGTTCCTGCATCCGGCCTCGATGTTCATCCACCAGTATTACTACGATCATATGATGGGCTGGGGTTTCCTGCCGTTGTCGTTTTCGCCTGAGCATTTGGTGATGGCCCTGTATTATGCCATGATCGGCGCTCTGGCAGGCATATTGTTCGGAATACATCCCCAGCGGATGTCCAGACTGCTGGCCAGGGTCAAGCGCCTGGCCAGCACCGACGACCTGACCGGGATATACAACCGGCGGTATTTTTTCCAGAGGTTCAAGCAGGAGCTGGAGCGGTCGACCCGGTACGGCCGGCGGACGGCCCTGCTGATGCTGGACATAGACCATTTCAAGCACTACAATGACGTCCACGGCCACCAGATGGGGGATTCGCTGCTTAAGAAGCTGGCCCAGCTGCTGAGCATCTCCATCCGCCAGCCGGATTTCATCGCCCGCTACGGCGGAGAGGAGTTCGTGGTGGTGGCCCCGGAGACCGGCCGGGAAGAAGTGGTGCAGCTGGCGGAAAAACTGAGGTCGGCCGTCGAAAAACACCCCTTTTTGATGAGGGAGAGCCAGCCGGACGGCAAGATCACCATCAGCATCGGGGTGGCGGTGTTTCCCGAGGATGGCCGATCGGTGGACGAAATGGTCGGCAAGGCCGACGCCGCTTTGTATATCGCCAAGGACCTGGGGCGGAACCGGGTTGTTTCCGGCTGA
- a CDS encoding DUF362 domain-containing protein, with protein sequence MTKVSLVKCGSYQPHEVRIAVRRSLDLLGGISAFVKPGQKVLLKPNLLSYHHPDKAVTTHPVFLEAALELVKSAGGVPVVGDSPIGSARHIEEYWEVTGFQEVCRRQGAELVAFEKSGVYKKDLNGRNYHIARPVLDAEVIINLPKLKSHSLTLLTCAVKNMYGAVPGLKKSMYHREAPLPMEFSKLLLDIYALARPQLNLVDAVIGMDGNGPSAGDPKPIGMIMAGADGVAIDCLAAHLMGMDPLKVPTNRLARKISLGETQLKNIERLGDAIEVRNDFRWPSTWAYSLIPSFLARHMAKLFWIRPAIDPVKCVNCGACVESCPTSAISSGEPTPVFNYRLCINCLCCQEICPQQAVHPRRSLIAKMVR encoded by the coding sequence ATGACGAAGGTTTCATTGGTAAAATGCGGTTCCTACCAACCCCACGAAGTCAGGATCGCCGTAAGGCGCTCGCTGGACCTTCTGGGGGGCATCTCCGCTTTCGTAAAGCCCGGGCAAAAAGTGCTGTTAAAGCCCAATCTGCTTTCCTACCACCATCCCGACAAGGCCGTCACCACCCATCCGGTGTTTCTGGAGGCAGCGCTGGAACTGGTCAAGTCGGCCGGGGGAGTCCCGGTGGTGGGCGACAGCCCCATAGGTTCGGCCCGGCATATAGAGGAGTACTGGGAGGTGACCGGATTCCAGGAGGTCTGCCGGCGGCAGGGGGCGGAGCTGGTGGCTTTCGAAAAATCCGGGGTCTACAAGAAGGACCTTAACGGCAGGAATTACCATATCGCCAGGCCGGTGCTGGATGCCGAGGTGATAATCAATCTTCCCAAGCTCAAATCCCACAGCCTGACCCTGCTGACCTGCGCCGTCAAGAACATGTATGGCGCGGTGCCCGGGCTCAAAAAGTCCATGTATCACCGGGAGGCCCCCCTGCCCATGGAATTTTCAAAATTGCTGCTGGATATTTACGCCCTGGCCAGGCCGCAGCTGAACCTGGTCGATGCGGTCATCGGCATGGACGGCAACGGGCCCTCGGCCGGCGATCCCAAGCCTATCGGAATGATCATGGCCGGGGCGGATGGCGTGGCCATAGACTGCCTGGCGGCCCATCTGATGGGAATGGATCCCCTGAAGGTGCCGACCAACCGGTTGGCCCGGAAAATCAGCCTGGGCGAGACCCAGCTCAAGAACATCGAAAGGCTGGGCGATGCGATCGAGGTGAGAAACGATTTCCGATGGCCGTCCACCTGGGCCTACTCCCTGATCCCGTCATTTTTGGCCCGGCATATGGCCAAACTTTTCTGGATACGGCCGGCCATCGATCCCGTCAAATGCGTCAACTGCGGGGCCTGCGTGGAAAGCTGCCCCACCAGCGCCATCTCCTCCGGAGAACCGACGCCGGTCTTCAATTACAGGCTCTGCATCAACTGTCTGTGCTGCCAGGAGATCTGTCCCCAGCAGGCGGTCCATCCCCGGCGAAGCCTGATAGCGAAGATGGTCCGATGA
- a CDS encoding lysophospholipid acyltransferase family protein: MSSIRPKHRLEYALLASLGWMARALPEKAAASAGARLGGLVFDVFRFRRKVALDNLARAFPEKTPGKIKDIARRLYRNLGKNLLEFLRFPKLSGEDIKSKVKFIGQEHLAQAIKGGQGALLISSHFGNWELCSSSIAAYGYPLSVVVYEQHNPLADRMMNNIRRAKNLDVIFKPDAPRAILKALARNRFVAILIDQDAGQDGVFVDFMGRPASTAKGPAVFAIRTGAPLLAGVIVRQDDGGHICYIEPPIYADPANDKEQEILRLTDLVTQAMEKYVRKYPDHWYWVHRRWKTKPGKEENLS; this comes from the coding sequence ATGAGCTCCATCAGACCCAAACACCGGCTGGAATATGCCTTGCTGGCATCATTGGGTTGGATGGCCCGGGCCCTGCCCGAAAAGGCCGCGGCATCGGCCGGCGCCCGATTGGGCGGGCTGGTCTTTGATGTTTTCCGGTTCCGCCGGAAAGTGGCGCTGGATAACCTGGCCCGGGCCTTTCCTGAAAAAACCCCCGGCAAGATCAAGGATATCGCCCGGCGCCTGTATCGCAATCTGGGAAAGAACCTGCTGGAATTCTTAAGGTTTCCCAAACTGTCAGGCGAAGATATAAAAAGCAAGGTGAAATTTATCGGGCAGGAGCACTTGGCCCAGGCGATCAAAGGCGGCCAAGGGGCCTTGCTTATCAGCAGTCATTTCGGCAATTGGGAGCTCTGTTCTTCATCCATTGCGGCTTACGGATATCCCCTTTCGGTGGTGGTGTATGAACAGCATAATCCCCTGGCCGACCGGATGATGAACAACATCCGCCGAGCCAAGAACCTCGATGTGATATTCAAGCCGGATGCCCCCCGGGCCATATTGAAGGCCCTTGCCCGGAACCGATTCGTGGCGATATTGATCGATCAGGATGCCGGGCAGGACGGGGTGTTCGTGGACTTCATGGGGCGGCCGGCCTCCACCGCCAAGGGCCCGGCGGTTTTCGCCATCAGGACAGGCGCTCCGCTGCTGGCCGGAGTGATCGTCCGGCAGGATGACGGCGGACATATCTGCTATATCGAACCTCCGATCTATGCCGACCCGGCAAATGACAAGGAACAGGAGATCCTGCGATTGACCGACTTGGTTACCCAGGCCATGGAAAAATACGTCCGGAAATATCCCGACCACTGGTACTGGGTGCACCGCCGGTGGAAAACCAAGCCCGGGAAAGAGGAGAACTTATCATGA
- the mutL gene encoding DNA mismatch repair endonuclease MutL, with protein MPIKILPLDIVNKIAAGEVVERPASVVKELVENSLDAGASAIEVEIGRGGLQLIRVSDDGSGMDPAEMRLSLERHATSKITGYDDLLTIASYGFRGEALPSIASVSRLTMSSRPEVASSAWVIECDGGGIVSQKASAGNRGTTITVEDLFAKVPARRKFLKADMTEVRRVADEVVSQALANPKVSFRLVIDGKESFDYPGGSLEQRLEGVLTAEVFRSMLPVDFGQRPLAVKGFALRPDKLLARRRDQYLFVNGRRVSDRLAGSAIYRGYGPSLLGRHPSYVIFLEISPKQVDINVHPAKREVRFRDEGLVFNTVRSAIHRAMFQEQGAPDNLSPGSLGGFFGTDDRQHHGPEGLAQEDKKAVYQLYGSEEPKALGDLFGVAEPRSENVSLVSYWQAHNRYIFAGIKNGIIMVDQHAAHERVLFEELLKSREKRLSQQLLFPISLELNPSQKIAFEQFQDIFTSFGFDIKQFSGNTVVIEGLPAAAGDRVEGEKLIRNILSDLCQNPAASLEPAEKLAMSFACHAAVKAGQPLSQEEMNRLIDRLFATSSPYLDPHGRPAVIRLTLDDLERRFGRI; from the coding sequence ATGCCTATAAAAATACTGCCCCTGGACATAGTCAACAAGATCGCCGCCGGGGAGGTGGTGGAACGCCCGGCATCGGTGGTCAAGGAGCTGGTGGAGAACAGCCTGGATGCCGGTGCCTCGGCCATAGAAGTGGAGATAGGGCGGGGGGGGCTGCAGCTTATCCGGGTCTCCGATGACGGCAGCGGAATGGACCCCGCCGAGATGCGTTTGAGCCTGGAGCGCCACGCCACCAGCAAGATCACCGGCTATGACGATCTGCTGACCATCGCCAGCTACGGATTCCGGGGCGAGGCCCTGCCCAGCATCGCCTCGGTCTCCCGGCTGACCATGTCATCCCGTCCGGAGGTGGCCTCCTCGGCCTGGGTGATAGAATGCGACGGCGGAGGCATTGTCAGCCAAAAGGCCAGCGCAGGCAATAGGGGCACCACCATCACGGTGGAGGATTTGTTTGCCAAGGTGCCGGCCCGGAGAAAATTCCTCAAGGCCGATATGACAGAGGTCCGCAGGGTGGCCGATGAGGTGGTCAGCCAGGCCCTGGCCAATCCGAAAGTGTCGTTTCGGCTGGTGATAGACGGAAAGGAGAGCTTCGATTATCCGGGGGGAAGTTTGGAGCAGCGGCTGGAGGGTGTTTTGACCGCCGAGGTTTTTCGCAGCATGCTGCCGGTGGATTTCGGACAAAGGCCCCTGGCCGTCAAAGGATTTGCCTTGAGGCCCGACAAGCTGCTGGCCCGGCGCCGGGACCAATACCTGTTCGTCAACGGCCGGCGGGTATCCGACCGGCTGGCGGGATCGGCCATCTACCGGGGCTACGGCCCCAGCCTGCTGGGCAGGCACCCGTCCTATGTGATCTTCCTGGAGATCTCGCCCAAACAGGTGGACATCAACGTCCATCCGGCCAAGCGCGAGGTCAGGTTCCGGGATGAAGGGCTGGTGTTCAACACCGTCCGTTCCGCCATTCACCGGGCGATGTTCCAGGAACAGGGCGCTCCGGATAATTTGTCGCCGGGCAGCCTGGGCGGCTTCTTTGGTACCGATGACCGGCAGCATCACGGGCCGGAGGGCCTGGCTCAGGAGGATAAAAAGGCCGTCTACCAATTGTACGGATCGGAGGAGCCGAAAGCCCTGGGTGATCTGTTCGGTGTGGCCGAGCCCCGTTCCGAAAATGTTTCCCTGGTCAGCTACTGGCAGGCCCATAACCGGTATATCTTCGCCGGGATCAAGAACGGCATCATCATGGTGGACCAGCATGCCGCCCATGAGAGGGTGCTTTTTGAGGAGCTGTTGAAATCCCGTGAAAAAAGGCTCTCCCAGCAGCTGCTTTTTCCGATCTCCTTGGAATTGAATCCCTCGCAGAAGATAGCTTTTGAACAATTCCAGGATATTTTCACATCGTTCGGCTTCGATATCAAACAGTTCAGCGGAAACACCGTGGTCATCGAGGGCCTGCCGGCGGCGGCCGGCGACCGGGTGGAAGGGGAGAAGCTGATCCGGAATATTTTGTCCGACCTCTGCCAGAACCCGGCCGCCTCCCTGGAGCCGGCCGAGAAGCTGGCCATGTCCTTCGCCTGCCATGCGGCCGTCAAGGCCGGCCAGCCGCTTTCCCAGGAGGAGATGAACCGGCTGATAGACCGGCTGTTCGCCACCAGTTCGCCCTACCTGGACCCGCACGGCCGCCCGGCGGTGATCCGCCTTACCCTGGACGACCTGGAGCGGAGATTCGGCCGGATATGA
- the miaA gene encoding tRNA (adenosine(37)-N6)-dimethylallyltransferase MiaA has product MNPVMVIAGPTAVGKTPVALALAEKIGGEIISADSRQVYKYLDIGTAKPSRSERQKIRHHLLDFLEPDAIYSAARFAADARAVMDKLDEGGKRYVICGGSGLYLKALINGLSQIPPADENIRRELDSLLAAKGKGALYEMLKELDSESAKKIKPNDAVRMIRAIEVFRLSGIKMSQWQKKERVSDNRLYRLVVLSRERDSLYRLIEARVDQMIEQGLFEETSSALKMGYSPELNSLNTVGYKEAIAFINGAMDRNTAVNLIKQNTRRYAKRQLTWFRGMPQAEWLEVEKKGGLAKIAEALNR; this is encoded by the coding sequence ATGAATCCGGTGATGGTCATCGCCGGGCCGACCGCCGTGGGGAAAACTCCAGTGGCGCTGGCTCTGGCTGAAAAAATCGGTGGCGAGATAATCTCGGCCGACTCCCGGCAGGTATACAAATATCTCGATATCGGCACCGCCAAGCCCTCCAGGTCCGAAAGGCAAAAGATCAGGCACCATCTGCTGGATTTTCTGGAGCCTGATGCGATATACAGCGCCGCCCGTTTTGCGGCCGATGCCCGGGCCGTAATGGACAAGCTTGACGAGGGGGGCAAAAGATATGTGATATGCGGCGGATCCGGACTGTACCTGAAGGCTCTGATCAACGGCCTGTCGCAGATCCCACCGGCCGATGAGAATATCCGGCGGGAATTGGATTCGCTGCTGGCGGCCAAAGGCAAGGGAGCCCTATATGAAATGCTTAAGGAACTCGATTCGGAATCAGCTAAGAAAATAAAACCCAACGATGCCGTCAGGATGATCCGGGCCATCGAGGTGTTCCGGCTCTCCGGCATAAAAATGTCGCAGTGGCAGAAGAAGGAACGGGTCAGTGATAATCGGCTCTACCGGCTGGTGGTATTGAGCCGGGAGCGCGATTCGCTCTACCGCCTGATAGAGGCCAGGGTGGACCAGATGATAGAACAAGGGCTGTTCGAAGAAACGTCCAGCGCACTTAAGATGGGGTATTCTCCCGAGCTCAACTCGCTCAACACCGTGGGTTATAAGGAAGCCATAGCTTTCATCAATGGAGCAATGGACAGGAATACTGCGGTCAATCTCATCAAACAGAACACCAGGCGCTATGCCAAGCGTCAACTGACCTGGTTCCGCGGCATGCCCCAGGCGGAATGGCTGGAGGTTGAAAAAAAAGGCGGTTTGGCAAAGATCGCTGAAGCACTGAATCGGTAG